A window of Castanea sativa cultivar Marrone di Chiusa Pesio chromosome 8, ASM4071231v1 genomic DNA:
GATGAGGGAGAAGTGTATTTACAgaactttaaaagaaaatgtcaGAGAAACTATTATTTTGTTTCAGGAGATTGCCAGCTTCTTGTTGGCTATTGATGCTGAATATGGTTTTGTTTTAGATTAATCATTATGCTAGTGTTTATAGTgttatattgatttttatgtTCTCCTTATAACCTTATgtctatatattattattttccttcttttaattttcaatatacACAGAAAAATGTAAAGATGTTGAAATGCTACTGTGGCTCATTTTGTCATTATGTTTCCTAGTATTTCTACATGTAGCCACATGTAATGAGCAGTGTAGGAATGATTGTTAATTTCTTTTGGCTAGTTTAGGGTAGCCTGTGCCATGAGGAGATGAAAGGAAGTTCCACAAGTTGATTCTCCAAACAAGAAGAATAATTCCTGAATTTTGACATCCTTTTAGGTAGAAGAGAACCTTTTCTCCCACAAAAGGTATAATGATTCCCTCACTCTCAGAACTTTTTTGAGGCATCATCTTCTTCCCTTGTGCTCCTAAAAATTGCTTGTTTCAAATATATCACGCATGAATTTCTGAGTTTTCTCCCCTACTCAACATGAGGAGCCCATGTCATCCTGGCCACATTTTTGGCCCTAGTACACCTTCTTATACTTTCAATGCAGAAGCATTGCAAGACTACTAGAGATGGCAAAATGGGAAATATATGGTTAATGCTTGCAAGTTTCATATACTAGGCAGGATTGGTGAATTTTCATCCCTTTCTCTACACACCaatttttgcataaaaattaTGTACCTCAATGAATGGACACCGTAACAAATCTAACCTTATACAGCATGATAGTGCAGGATGGGTTTAAGATATGTTCTTATGCTTTGgccaaaagaaaacaaaagaaaaaagaacttaCACAGTAAAAATATTCTATGAAATATGTGCTCAATTTGATACTTCTAATGACTGAATTTATTCTGTCATTTAAAAGTACTGTCTTTATTCTGGATTTAATTTATGAGTCTCATGTTAAAGGCCCTTTTCTGATGAACTAGAGTATTTTTGAAGGCCACTCTATCTAATTGAAGAATGGTTAAGTTTTCTAATGTGAGACAAAACTTCtataaaagaagtttttttttccaatgttACCAGTTTTCTCCATTTGGATCTTAATTGACTAATACAATAGATGATTAGGAGGTTGAATGCTCATAAAACCTTACTTAATGCATCAGATCACATCTACAACCATTGATCAGAAACTTTTAACAATTAACAGTTGGAAAACAATGGACTTCGATGAATGCTTTGTACACTCATGTAATTCATCAATAGGCTACGCGTTTAGTTCTCTAAATATCATATATCCTCATCTCATGAGAAAATTTACTACTACAAGGGGCTCTAGCCAAATATTGGACTAAAACTTCCCAGTTGCCAGATAGTATATGAGATCTACAAGTTGCACCTTTATGGAAGTACAATGTTGGCTATGAAATTTTGAGTGTTCTGAATAGTGTTTTAATTTGGGATAACAGATAAGATTTTTTAATCCACTTTACGCAATTtctaagaaaacaaacaaaaaacagaaaTTTCCATAAGCGAGTGACATATTGATGCAAACAAGTTCAAAGACGGTGTAATGTAGAATCATAAATTCGTAAGAGAAGAATCCTGAACTTTGTATGGTTGGTTGGTAGTTGGTAGTTGGTACTAATAATCCTCGTAAAGTGCAGTTCAAAATTTAAGTACTGAAAACCAAATTATGCAGAGATTGCTTGAAATTGGAATTGATTTTATcataaaatggaaaatatggataaaaaaaattatgcaggACAATCTTGAAGAAACTCTATGCTTTCATAAAATACTGATTATATTCAGTACAAGATTGAGCACATTGCCAGCCCGAATTGGCTGCCAAAAACTTTTGTTATACACCATTTAGAATATGTATTAATAGCATTAGCATGCTGGTATTTCGTATATATCTTTCTTGGAGGTGAAAGAATTGCCTCAGATGATTAAATTGGTAAAGCAGAGAATATAACTAAAATTTGATGCTTTGCAACTGCTCCAAATTGCATGGTGGTCTACTTGGACCAAATTTACCAGTCAGTAATGTGTTTTGCATGCCCATGGGACAGTATTGTTGCTATAGAGTTAAGGTATGTTTTCTATAACATTAGAACCTTTTTGGGATTCTTTCATTGCTTCAATGATCATCTGAACTTTCTGTAATTGTATATGTCCTTCTTGGAAGAATATTTATGCATATATGTCAAATATCTTATTAAATTTCATCTCTTAAATGTTTTACTTAAtctgtttaaaaaatgatagataCGAGGCAGGACAATATGACTACAATGTGCTTATTTCATTTTAAGTTTATGTTACCTATTTATTATAATTGCTTGTCCATTGCTAGTATGCTGCTTGTGCTTTTCCCCTACACAATCAATGTCCTACTTATCCATGTACAGTAATTtaacctaaaatttttagttttataatgCCAAGTGAGTAATAGGATAAACTTCAATTGAAAATATCGTTCTGAGTGAGGTATGAACTTCAAGTTTCAAACTGTTGATTATTTAATTTAGCACTAAAAAGAAATTGCTGTAAGGGTAATAATAAGATCAATCCCTCATATGCTTTTGCACTGCAGATAGTCTCATGCACAATGCCAGTCGTGGCAATTATCTGTCCGTGTTTACTTTATGCAACATGgtacaaaatgaaaattgtttGGTACCACGCGTGCGCTCAATGCAATTGATGCGCCACGTAATTAATAACAAAGCTCCACGTTACAGCAGTCTCTCATCCTCAGGTGATTCAATTACTTTAAATTGCTCTTCTTTGTATCACTCACCAGCATCCCTCTACAAATTTCAGAATCTTATCCCTAAATTTTCACCTTTGTTCCTTTCTAAATACTATCATTTTCCAAAATATGAGAATTAGAAATAGTTGGCCTTCctttcctcctcctcctcaatATGCACCTATAACTGGGTCTGCACATCTCCTTTCACAAGGTTCACGCGGCAGGCATTTCTTGGTAGGAAAAGAGAGGAGGCGCATTAAATGGTCATGTTCTCCATTGGAAAAACCTATAGCTCAAGAATCAAGAAAGAACCAACATGGTAATATGGAACCAACAATCACTAGGGGATTGAATTCTTTTAATTGTGTCAGGGAGGAGAAAGATATGGACAGCTGCATGCAGAACAATTTAAGTCCAGTAATTGAtgtcattttcttccttttcttttaagaaattttaGTATATCAAGTTCTAATTGTCccaaattatttattcattgtctTTTTTGTCAACATCTTAAATTCCTctttattcaaaaaagaaaaaagaaaaaacatcttGAATTCCTCACTACAGCTTGTTCAACCACCACCTAGCTCTGTTCAATTCTGGTAAAGATTCATTTGATCTTCTACaagttaaaattttgaacctATATCCAATATAGGTCTCACAAGGACAACAAGGGAAGACAGATGAAACAAAAGAAATGCCTTTATGTGCCACACCGGGGTAAATatgtatcttttttatttatgtatctTATCATTATTTACCTAAATTTGAATGCAGATTATTCAATATAGTTTGGGAAATATAAACATTTCCCCATTTGCCATTGTGATGCTATTAAAATCCATAAATTAATTGATGTGATACATTTATTCCAGTGCTTCACTTACGATGGATTAAGTTTCTCAATATCTTtgattcataaatatataagcAATCTCTGTTTCTCATTGACAATGTTGTGGTTCTCAATATATTCTGgttcttttttcacaatatatttGGTGTACCAGTTCTTTGCTTTTGGATTACAGAATTCAATCTACCACATGAGATCTGTTAACTTAAAGAGACTTTTCCCTGTCACAGTTATGGAGAGAGCTCTAATGTTGCTGTTACAGTTGACATTGCCCTGCCTTCAGCTTTCTCTGAAATAGGTAAAATGTATGTTCATTTTTAAGTAGTGGTGCCACAAGATCATATTGAATCATGTGGAATTCGATTTTCTCAATTCATCTCAAACCTGAAAATTGTTCTGCACTTCTCTAAATCTATCTCATATTAGGAGTATCTATTGTATAAGAAATGTAATTTCTGCATAGCTCATTTTCACCAGTTTGCACATTTTGGTTGAAAAGAATATACTTCATCCAAAAATGTAGGATTCATTACGTATTGTATGGCACAGTGGATAAAGTATAAATGAGCAATCATTATATCACGGGATTCTTCTTGCTTTTTCTCTAGTTGATAAAAACCCTCCTGTGTGGCTGAACAACTAAGAGTTTCATCCAAAACACTGATTTGGGGTGGGGTGTGTTCTTTGCACAAGAAAATCATCTTTACTAATTTAAATCTGTTGAGGCCCAAAAGAATTTCCAGGCTCAATGACAGTAGCGAGCATTTAGATTGAGAAGGGTCAAGAGCTTTGTGGTCTTCAAACTCGAACTTACAGTTCCTGACCTAAAAAAGGAAAGACTTACAGCGAGAGCCATCTTGCCAATGTTGTTAACTAGataaaattaaggaatttaATGTCAATCAACTTGTGATATtgattgatatctaaaaatttttCATAGATATACATGGACGGTAGAAATATCATTTAGAAATATTTAGACAGTTTAATTCAAGATTGAAAGAAGAATAATTATACAaggccaccaccaccaaaaggCTGCCTATTTTGAAGTTAAATTCATACAAACACATTTTGATATGGTTTCTTATTAGCTCCaagtttttattgtttcttggcAACAATACAGCGAAGTGTCTTGTGTCTTTATTTTACTCCTTGAGAGGTGTTCTGAATCAGGAGAGAAGCTACCATTAAAGAAGAGGAAACTGTACCATCAGTGGGAGGTCAAAGCGGAAGACAAAAATATAGCAGtggaagagaaaaatataactGTGCAAGTGGCAATGGAAAATGAAACACCAGAGGTTGCAGAGGAAAATGCAATAGATGTAAATGATAAAGATGGAATAGTAGAAGTAAAGATGGCAGCAACAGAAATGCTTGATGTTGATTGGCAGGGAAACAATATCATTAATTGCGTTGTAAACTATGAATCAGTTCCTCCTTCACCTCCATTTTATAGCCCGCAGAGGCATGAAAAACAGGAACAGATCACCTTTGATGAGAAAATTGTTGAGCCACTGGAGAAGCCGAGAAGGGGAAGGAAAAGGAAGCAGGGAAATTATCAGTCAGCTGATGACAACAGGCCTGTTCAGTTAGTACCCTCACCCAAACATACACAAGCTTTTTTATGCCTTCTAGTGCCCATAATGATTTTTACTACTACGAGTAACTTTTGATGTTACAAGTTCATTGATAGAAAGTGAGAGCTTGTAATAATTTACTTTAGGGCTTTGTATTTGAGGATTCCATCTTGATCTTCATTTGAATGTTAACACATAAATGAGAAcattttaagagagagagagagagagagagagagagagaatacatGGAATAAACTATTTCCATGTGATGCtctaatgattatatatatatatatatatatatatatatatatatatatatatatatatctgttgGATAATTCCCACCATTTGTGATTCTTTCCCTATGTATGTGCACATGGACTagtaataaagaataaaatctCAACCATGAAGGCACAAACAAAATCAGAAGCCGAAGAGAGGAAGATCGAAGAGGTGGCAAGACAATTATTTCTATTGGACTgattggtttctctctctctctctctctctctctctcttgtatgcAAAGTGTGCTTGTGCATTTTCTCACATGTATATTTGTGTGTATCCTTCTCATGTACACGTAGTTAGtcaataaattacaattttaacaatGAAGGTATGTGGAGAAGCAAAAGCGACAAGGAGGTTGGCCAAGAAAGGTGACAGATCAGTCACTAAAAGAGAACAACTGGTACGTTCTCTGTGTATGCTCACAGACTTGTGCAATTATGTGCATGAGTTGATGTGTCTTTGTTTGTCATGCTTCTCATGGATTTATATTCATAACAAATAGATCAATTGTGCAGGAATGAAGAGAAGCCAAAAGAGGGCAAGGCCAAAGAAGAATAAAGATGACTCAATCAGTAATTCTGATTCAAATCATCCTAAAAATATTTGCAAATTTTGTAGTGTGTTAACTATACATCTGTTATGCATTAAGTGTcatcttttatttcattttgtccCCTTAGCAGTAACGTTTTTTTAAGCAGTAACTAAATAGAAACATACCGACCTCAGTTTGCTCCTATGGGGTCTGAATTTGTTGCCCTGACAGTGAATTATTGGCATCAATTTTGGTCTGGTTTGGCACTCCAAAAAAGTCCACTCGTTTTGCAGTTTTTGGCCAGAGAAACTTAGTTATATTACTTTTAATATCTAATTTCGTCCTTCAACCATTGGGTAAagttcaatttggtccatataTGAAGTTTCAAAATCAAGGTTTATTCTTTGATCtcctatttatttaaattttaacagaATTAACTGACAAGCCAAATAAAATAGACATTAAAAgattattatagaaaattttaaaatttgaattcaagtcactttcaattattaattctgttaaaattcaaatagtGAGGACCTAATGATGGAATTGACTTGATTTTAAAGGTTtaagggactaaattgacaaaattaataattgagAAAGTAAGTTGAAGTTTGCCCATTTAACTACCATATTAGTAATTTAACTTATTAGTTTCATTCCTTAAATTAATTACACTTTGAATTCTTATTTGCAGGGGGCTGAATTATGTACCCACAAAAACTGCCCTCCGAAATTGTGATTAGCAGTATGAACTTAGTTGACAAGGTGACCAAAAGTGCACTCTGAAATTGTGGTTAGCACTATAAACTTAGTTGAAAAGTAGAGGAAGATATCTCAAAAAGCCTCGCCACATATGGCATTGTAAGATAAAGACAAGCTTCGGTAGATAAGGGATCACTACAAACTAATTAAATGCCAAGGTTTGGCAAGATCAATCAGTCTACTTCTCAGCTGGTTGGTAGATTAATTAGAGTACTCTTCattatatttttccaaatctcaaatctcttctTTGTTGGGGAGATTATATATGACCAAGCTACTGGTGGTTGGTAGTGAGAGTATATtccaagcattttttttttttttttttggttgcaaagaaaaaaagctaGAGAACTAATACTTTGGCGTCTTTCCTGGGATGGAATTAGGTGCTCTACTGAAATGAGtaataaagaataatatttGGTTAAATAGAAAGGAGTATATTGTCACTGAACTAGTGGGGTGCAAAACTGTATACATTGCCTTGTTTTATTCTTGTTATTGTCATCTTTTCCCTTGGCTTCGTACAATTGTCACTGAACTAGTGGGCGCAAAACTGTATATATTGCCTTGTTTTATTCTTGTTATTGTCATCTTTTCCCTTAGCTTCGTACAGTGTTACTTGACGGCAGATATGAAATTAGTGGACACTTACTCAGGTTGATGGAATTTGAATATGGGGCGTTGTCAATTTAGTTTGTTAATGGTCTTATCTCTTCTCAGTCCATCTGTGTCTTTGTTTTAAAGCCATTTGTGTATTTGTGGCTTTGACTTGTCTCACAGTCagatgatattaaatataacaaatttatGAGGAATGTCTGCCCCCAAAAAATGTGGAGTGCACTGTCAGTAATTCCCATTATTTCCAAAGGTTACATTATCAAATTAGTTTTAAAgctaattttatgaaaaattcttGTGAATTTGTTCCCGAAGCTCCCAAATCTGAACCCAGACCAATAAATATTTGCAGGAATTGTCCTTTAAGGTTTTTAGGTAGCTTCCTCCAACATTTTTTGTATGTCAGATTATGCATTACCCATGAACATCTAAAATAGGTGATCCTCTCTGCCTCTGTTGCCCAAAACGAAgaactgaaaataaaaactaaattctGCCTCATCTGACTGCATTGATTAATTTGAATGCCAATCCATAAGGCATAGAAATATCAGATTCTGTGATAACCCTTCTCTTTTGAGTGGCAAGGAATCAAAGGTTGGATAACTCAATCTAAAATCTAAGCCATTTGTTAATATATCCATGTATATGCAAGTGCAATGCACCTTCTTGGGTACCCGTGAAATGAAATAAAGCAGAATAGAATGCAAAGCATACGCCACAAGTAGACAAAGGGAGCAttgaaggaaaaggaaaaagtccatgtcaaaaaaaaatgaagaaaattattTCCAAAAAGTTAAAATTGGCAGAGAAATTTCTacagaaacaaaaaagataagagagagagagagagagagagagagagagagacccttTTCATCAACAaaattcttttcttcctttcctttttcttctctccctctactTCTCATCtaactacaaaaatttaaaaaaaaaaaaaaaaaaaatcaattttcccTGCCTGCTTCTGTATTCATCTGAATTTCTTATTCTGAATCACTATCCATACTTCCCATTGCCTTCAATCCTCTGGGTCTCTGCATTACATTTTAGCCAAATCACATACCCTCTTAACAACTGTATGAGTGTTATCTATATACCCTACATTTGGTTGCTCAGAGAACACGggtaaaagtaaaagaaaattcatgaGTCAAAGTTCAGGTTGAGTGGTTAGAGCTTTTACAAATCCTGAGTATCCAATATTGaatgtttaatttgattttcttcaCTTCTCCTgaattttcttagcaaccaagaCTGCATTAAGAAAAGCATTAAACAACCACAACAAGAGATAGAGAGTAAGTAGTACCTTCTTTGCAGcctttttttccctcacttCATACCTCTCTTGGCACAGATCCGATAGCCATGCACCTGGACTGACCAACTGcaagaaaatacaagaaaaaataaagacaaacaCACACCCAAGTCACAAAGTTTGTTCCCTGCCtaattttcataacaaaaaaaatgaagatttcGCACGGGTATGACTAAGAGACTTACAAGTAAGCTTCTTTGTATCAACTTAGCCCTCTTCTTGGGTCTCTGAGGAGGCTTACACCCTTTCATAGCCATAAAATCCTCCTCCTTTTCTTTGCTAGACAGTGTAATAAACAGCTTCGGCCAAACAACCCCTCTATCCTCCTTTACAGGATCCAACAACACCTTTCCATTATCATCCAATCCCAAAGAACCCCTCGTTGTGTAATATCGATCTTCCTTCTCTGGCGATGTCACCAACACTTTCCGGTTATTCATTGGCGAGTCAGAGTTCCTAAGGACCAAAAAGGAACAGGAAGTTCAGCACTTTACTTCTCCAAATGATTAAATTtggttttatgaaaaaaaaaaatcacataacaTTACAGTAAAAAATACTTTCATATGACAGTACAGTAACAAGAACTCCAACAACAACTGCAATATGATTCCTATTGTTGTATGTTTCTTTTCCCACCTTTTCTAAGCAATCAATCAGCGTATAAATCAAATTacacttcctttttctttcatttacttTCTTAAGCAATCAATTAAGCTAACATAATGAAATCAATCAAACCTTATAATGATGATAATAGCCAATGTAAGAAAGGGAATAAATCAAATGATCTTCATGGATCTAACCCAATAGCACAGCCACTCCAACATTCTTCCTCTATTTCCCTTTCTCTAAGCCTCCTAAAGCTTGAAACTTTCTCTACCACCCATTTAGTTCCCAAGAAATCAAAGTAAAAGATATAAACTTTGCATTCAAATTCTCACATTTCCTTagagaaattaagaattttcctttcaaatttcatctgggttttggtttttcttaCTTATTGATTCGATGGGGCTGTGGAGAAACTGATTCTTTCTCGGCAGCGCTAACCACCCGGCGATCAACGCGAGAAGTAATTTTCTTCTTCCCCAAACAATCTGATTTGTTGGCTAAGCTTTGGTCTTTGACTTTCACACATCTAAGCCTCTTTCTATTCCCCCACTGCAACCCAAAGTCTGTCTCAGTAGctctattgttgttgttattgttgccgttgttgttgttgttgttgttattcgCTCTATgactttttgcttctttttccaTTTCTGTAAAACAAGACCAAAACTTTCTACAAATTAGCCAATACCCAtttgggttttctctctgaaactCATAAGAATACtgagaaattgaaattttttgtgagaACAAATTGTAGCAATCTGTGAAAGAAAAAGTGGTCACTGACCTCAAGATCTAAAGGATAGCACAAATGGGGTCTCTGAAACCTGTCTCAAATCATCAAAATCAGCCTGCATTTTCAAAGATAAAAAGCAATAACCCCATCAATGAAATCCTAAAGCATTTACAGAAAAGAGAAAACCAGAACAAAGCAACAGAGTAAACAACTCCGTTTGGTTGCTGTGAGAAAATAAGAAT
This region includes:
- the LOC142605623 gene encoding uncharacterized protein LOC142605623, encoding MENETPEVAEENAIDVNDKDGIVEVKMAATEMLDVDWQGNNIINCVVNYESVPPSPPFYSPQRHEKQEQITFDEKIVEPLEKPRRGRKRKQGNYQSADDNRPVQHKQNQKPKRGRSKRWQDNYFYWTDWYVEKQKRQGGWPRKVTDQSLKENNWNEEKPKEGKAKEE
- the LOC142606691 gene encoding uncharacterized protein LOC142606691, producing MEKEAKSHRANNNNNNNNGNNNNNNRATETDFGLQWGNRKRLRCVKVKDQSLANKSDCLGKKKITSRVDRRVVSAAEKESVSPQPHRINKNSDSPMNNRKVLVTSPEKEDRYYTTRGSLGLDDNGKVLLDPVKEDRGVVWPKLFITLSSKEKEEDFMAMKGCKPPQRPKKRAKLIQRSLLLVSPGAWLSDLCQERYEVREKKAAKKRPRGLKAMGSMDSDSE